CCGCCGGCGCCGTCGTCCTGTGGCGGTTTGCGGGACGGATGCGCGAAGGCCGCATCCTTCGCATCGACAAAAGCCTTCAAATCGGACGCCCCGTCGAGGAAGTATTTCAGGCTTGGTCCGACTTAGCGCGCTTGCCGCAGTACGTTGACTTCATACGCGAGGTGCGCTGCGACGGACCACTCTCCGACTGGACGGTTGATCTCGACGGCCGCATGGTCCACTGGCGAGCGGAAACCACACAACATGTTCCGAACCAGGCGCTGGGCTGGAAATCACTGCGGGGACCGCATCATACCGGCCGGATCGACTTCTCGCCCATCGGGCACGACACGCTGGTGCACATCACCATGAATTACGAACCGCCGCTCCGCCTGGGCCGGCTGTTTTCTCCCGCGGCGCCCATGCTGGAAGGCCGCATCGAGCGCGCGTTGCGCGAGTTCAAATCGGCGCTGGAGAACGGAGGGCGCGCCGCGCAGCGAGCCACCGGCACCGAGGGTCAGCTTGCCGCCCCCGGCGAGCAGCCCCCATCGCGCCATGCCGACATTCGGCAGACGTCACGCTTCGGTTCGCC
This genomic window from Terriglobales bacterium contains:
- a CDS encoding SRPBCC family protein — translated: MMGRKWSSLASKRWSNAAESGRDKVRDKLSLLAESRIARNLLARRRSRKWAGFAAGAVAGAVAAAGAVVLWRFAGRMREGRILRIDKSLQIGRPVEEVFQAWSDLARLPQYVDFIREVRCDGPLSDWTVDLDGRMVHWRAETTQHVPNQALGWKSLRGPHHTGRIDFSPIGHDTLVHITMNYEPPLRLGRLFSPAAPMLEGRIERALREFKSALENGGRAAQRATGTEGQLAAPGEQPPSRHADIRQTSRFGSPDLAVDYTRPPETKS